The sequence below is a genomic window from Campylobacter concisus.
TATCTTAGTCCATACGAACAAGCACACATCTATCAAAATGGCGAAAATATTGGCTATATCGGTAGAGTTGACGCAAGAGTTGAGGCAAAGAGAGATCTGCCAAGAACTTACGTCTGCGAGATTGATTTTACTAAGCTTAAATTTGAACCAATTTTGGCAGTGCCTTACTCAAAATTCCAAAGCACTACAAGGGATCTTAGCCTCATCGTGCCTGAAAATTTCGAGGCTGGACGAATTTATGAGTGTATAAGAGGGCTAAATTTAAAAGAGCTAAAAGAGTTCTTGCCGGTTGATATCTATAAAGATGCGAAACTAAATGGCTTGATCAGTCTTAGCCTTAAATTTACATTCCAAGATATGGAAAAAACGCTCGAAGATGACGATATAAACGCGCTTATGGATAAAATTTTAAGCGAGCTAAAAGAGAAACTAAATATTGGAATAAGATGAGAATTTATCCATTAGAAAAAAATCTAAATTTAACTATTGACGACATCGCAGCGGATAAATCCATCTCGCATAGATGCGCGATTTTTTCGCTTTTGAGTGATAAACCATCTCGCATTAGAAACTACCTAAGAGCTGGCGATACGCTAAATACCTTAAAAATAGTCCAGCTTTTAGGCGCAAAAGTTGAGGACAATGGCTCTGAAATAACGATCACACCGCCGCAAAAGATAAAAGAGCCAAATGAAATTTTAGAATGTGGCAACTCAGGCACAGCGATGAGACTTTTTATGGGATTACTAGCCGCACAGGATGGCTTTTTCGTACTAAGTGGCGATAGATATTTAAACTCACGTCCAATGGCTAGAATAGCAAAACCTCTAAGCGATATGGGTGCAAAGATAGATGGTGCAAATAACGCAAACAACGCTCCTCTTTGCATAAGAGGGACAAAATTTGAAAGATTTAGTTTTGAGAGCAAGATCGCCTCAGCTCAGGTAAAAAGTGCGCTTTTGCTGGCAGCTCTTTACTCAAATGGCTGCAAATTTAGTGAGCCAGAGCTAAGCAGAGACCACACTGAGCGTATGCTTGCTGGCATGGGAGCCGATATAAAGCGTGACGACTTAGAGATCACGCTAGAGCCGATGAAAGCCCCACTTGCGCCACTTGATATAGACGTACCAAATGATCCAAGCTCTGCATTTTTCTTTGCGGTCGCAGCACTTATCATTCCGGGTTCACATATTATTTTAAAAAATATCTTGCTAAATAAAACTCGCATCGAAGCTTATAAAATTCTAGAAAAAATGGGAGCTGAGATAAAATTTTACAAAATTTCAAGCAAATATGAAGATATCGGCGATATCGAGGTCAAGTACTCACCAAACTTAAAAGGTGTAGAAGTTAGCGAAAATATCTCGTGGCTCATTGACGAAGCTCCAGCTTTAGCCATCGCATTTGCCTGCGCTAAAGGCCAAAGTAAGCTGATAAATGCCAAAGAGCTTCGTGTAAAAGAGAGCGATAGGATAGCCGTCACGATAAATGCGTTAAAATCATGCGGTGTCGAGGCAAGTGAGCTTGAAGATGGTTTTATCATAAATGGCTCAGAGGCTAAATTTGCCACGATCGATAGTCACGGTGATCACAGGATTGCGATGAGCTTTGCTGTACTTGGACTAAAGTGCGGCATGCAGATAGAAAAGAGCGAATTTATCGCCACTTCGTTTCCAAATTTTGCTGAAATTTTAAAGAAAATGGGAGCTAGAGTTGAAGATTGAGCTTGCTAGTAGTTATGGATTTTGCTTTGGTGTAAAAAGGGCGATAAAGATTGCTGAAAATGCAGGAGATGCTGCGACCATTGGGCCACTCATCCATAATAACGAAGAGATAAACAGGCTTGAGAAAAACTATAATGTAAAAACGCTTGAGGGCATAGACGAGCTAAAAGATGAGAAAAAGGCGATCATCCGCACTCATGGCATTACTAAAAATGACCTTGCAGAGTTAAAAAAGACAGATATAAAAGTGATCGACGCAACTTGCCCATTTGTGACAAAGCCACAGCAAATTTGTGAAAAAATGAGCGAAGAGGGCTATGATGTGGTGATCTATGGTGACGTGCACCACCCTGAAGTAAAGGGCGTGAAGTCATATGCCAAGGGTAGTGTCTATGTCGTGCTTGAAGAGAGCGAGCTAGAGGGTATTAAATTTAAGCAAAAGGTCGCTCTTGTTAGCCAAACGACTAGAAAAGTCGAGAAATTTATGCAGATCGCAAACTACCTTATGCTTCACGTAAAAGAGGTGCGTGTTTTTAACACTATCTGCAACGCAACTTTTGAAAACCAAGAGGCTGCTAAAAATTTAGCAAAAAGGGCTGATGTGATGATAATAATCGGCGGAAAAAATAGCTCAAATACAAAACAACTCTATCTAATATCTAAAAATTTCTGCGAAGATAGCTACCTGATAGAAAGTGAAGAAGAGCTTGAAAAGTCATGGTTTGATGGCAAAAATTTGTGTGGCATAAGTGCGGGTGCTAGCACGCCTGACTGGATCATACAAAAAGTCGTTGACAGAATCAAAAAAGTATAAAATTTATCCTAGCTAAAGCCACAATTAACTATAATAAGCCAATTTGCCTCTACTGGCATAATAAAATTTAAAGGATCAAGATGGCTGTGAACAAAAGTGTTCAATTAGGAAAAGCAAAAGACGAAGATATTGAAGATATCGATTTTGCTGCGATGTTAGAGGAGTCTTTTAAAAAGACTGAAGAAGATAGTGACGCAAAAATCGTCAGTATCAATGGTGATGAGGTTTTAATCGACGTTGGCAAGAAGTCAGAAGGCATTTTAAATGTTTCTGAGATCACTGATGCAAACGGCAACCTGACGCATAAAGTTGGCGATACGATCAAAGTTGTAATAACTGGATCAAGAAATGGAAGACCTATAGTGTCGCACAAAAAAGCACTTAGAAAAGAGAAAGTTAAAGCTTTTATCGAAGCTTACGATCCTGAAAATTCTGGCGAAATCGACGTAAAAGTAGTTGGAAAAAATAAAGGTGGTTTTATAACTCAAGATGTAAATGGCGTGGAATTTTTCTTACCAAAAACTCACAGTGGCTTTAAAAATACTGAAGGCGTAATTGGTAAAACATATAAAGTAAGAGTTATAAAAATTGATAAAGAAGAAAATAGCATAGTTGTCTCTAGAAAGAAAATTTTAGATGACGACCGCAAAAAGCGCAAAGAAGCTCTATCAAGCATAGTAGAAAACGATAGCGTTATAGAGGGCACAGTTAAAAAAATCACAACTTATGGTATGTTTGTTGATGTCGGCGGAGTTGATGGGCTTGTGCATTATAGTGAGATAAGCTATAAGGGCCCAGTAAATCCTAGCTCACTATATAAAGAAGGTGATAAAGTTTTAGTTAAAGTTATCAGTTATGACAACGAAAAACGCCACTTGTCTTTATCTATCAAGGCAGCTACTCCAGATCCTTGGGAAGAGATCATAAATGATGGGCTAGAAGTTGGTGACACTATCAAAGTTACAGTTAGCAATATTGAGCCTTATGGCGCATTTGTTGATCTTGGAAATGATATTGAAGGATTTTTGCATATATCTGAAATTTCATGGGATAAAAATATCAAAAATCCAAAAGATCACATCAATGAAGGTCAAGAGATTGATGTTGAGGTTATCGAGATAGATGCAAAAGGACACCGCCTAAGAGTAAGCCTTAAAAATTTACTTCCAAAGCCATTTGATGAGTTTAAAGCTAAATTTAAAGAGGGTGACGTAGTAAAAGGCGTTGTGACAACTATCACAAATTTTGGTGCATTTGTTAGAGTGGGTTGCGTTGAAGGCTTATTGCACAATGAAGATGCATCTTGGGATAGAAACGATAAATGCAAAGACATGTTTAAAGCTGGCGACGAGCTTGAAGTAAAAATCATCAAAATTGATAGCGCTGAACAAAAAGTTTCACTCAGCCTAAAAGATCTAAAACAAAGTCCAGTTCAAGTATTTGCTGATAAATTTAATGTAGGCGATATCGTAAAAGGAACAATTCGCGACATTAAAGACTTTGGCGTGTTTGTAGAGCTTGGTGATAACGTTGATGCGTTGATCCGCAAAGAAGATTTAGGTAGTGTAGATGTTAGTACACTTAAGATCGGCGATGAGATCGAAGCAGCTATCGCATTTATCGATGAGAAGAAAAATAGAATTCGCCTAAGCATACGCCGTTTAGCAAAACAAAAAGAGCGTGAAGTGTTAAATGAGATCAATGATAACGATGATAAAGTAACACTTGGCGATATTATAAAAGAACAATTACTTTAGTTTAAATGGGCAGACGCGTACTTTTATTAGTAGTTGTCCTGCTATTTGTAATATTGGGTTTGGTTGGAATTTCTCTTGTTAAATTTGCAAGTGTAAATTTCAGTCAAATACCTGAAGAAAATATCACAAATGAGCAAAATTTAACCAAAAATACAACTAGCAATATTAACTGGATGAGTGAGCTAGCAACTATTAGAAAAAGAGATTATGTGCTGCCTGTAAATGAAATTTTTATAGAATACAACCGACCCAAAATAGAAAAACCAAAGATTACTGCATATGAGCTTTTGATAGATAAAAATGATATCTATTCAATGTTTTGTTTGATGCAGACTTTAAGAAAAAGTGAGGTCGATTTTACTGTTGTAAAAGATGGTGCAAAAAGCCAGATATTTTTAAATACTCAAGACTCTAAACTTCTACAAAATATCATTTTAGAACTAAGAGTTTATGATATCCACTCAAGTGTGAGAGAGGTAAAATTATGAAAACTATCATTGTTTGTGATGCGATACATCCAGTAGGTTTTGAACTTTTAAAAAAAGAGCAAGATATAAATGTAATAGACGCAGTTAATACTCCCAAAGATGAACTTTTAAAAATTTTAGGCGAGGCTGATGTTGCTATAACAAGAAGCTCAACTGAAGTAAACGAGGCCTTTTTAAACGCTGGTAAAAAACTAAAAGCTATTGTTAGAGCTGGTGTTGGTGTAGATAATGTCGATATAGAAGGATGCTCAAGGCGTGGCATAATAGCTATGAACGTTCCAACTGCAAACACTATTGCTGCAGTTGAGCTAACAATGGCGCATATGCTAGCTTCAGCTAGATCTCTTGAATACGCTCATAATGATCTAAAGCTAGATAGAATTTGGAAGCGTGAGAAATGGTATGGGGTTGAACTTTTTAAGAAAAAGCTTGGCGTGATCGGCTTTGGAAATATTGGCTCGAGAGTAGCCGTTCGTGCAAAAGCTTTTGGTATGGAGATCATCGCTTATGATCCATATATTGATCCATCTAAAGTTATCGATATGGGCGGTACTTATACTAAAAATTTTGATGATATTTTAGCATGTGATTTTATCACGATACATACGCCAAAAACTAAAGAGACGACCAATATGATAGGCGCTAAAGAGATCGCAAAAATGAAAGATGGCGTAAGACTTATAAACTGCGCTAGAGGTGGTCTTTATAACGAAGAAGCGCTTTATGAAGGACTAAAAAGTGGCAAGATAGCATTTGCCGGTATTGATGTTTTTACAAAAGAGCCAGCAACTGATCATCCACTTCTTGATCTAAACAATGTAAGTGTCACACCGCATCTTGGAGCAAATACACTTGAGTCACAGCGAAATATCGCAGTAGAGGCAGTCGAGCAAGCTATTTTAGCAGCTCGCGGTATAAGCTATCCAAATGCGTTAAATTTACCTATAAAAACAGAAGATCTACCGCCATTTGTTGAGCCTTATATCGATCTTACAAGCAAGATGGCATTTCTTGCTGCACAGATAAATAAAAGCGTTATCAAGGCCATTCGTATCGAGACTCACGGTCAGATTAGCGAATATGCAAATTCAATGCTAACTTTTGCAATCGTAGGTGCTTTAAAAGAGAGTCTTGGTGATGCGATAAATTACGTAAATGCTAAATTTTTATGCGATGAAAAAGGCATAGTGACTGAAACTAGCCTTGGTGGAGATAGTATTTTTAAAAATAAAATCACTGTTCGCTTAACTACTGAAAATGGTATTGTAACCGTAGGTGGAACGGTATTTGGTGAAAATCAGCAACGTATCGTAACGATAAATGGCTTTAAGACCGACTTTAAGCCAAAAGGCAAGATGATCATCTTTAAAAACCATGACGTGCCAGGCGTTATTGCTCAGATTAGTAAAATTTTAGCTGATGAAAAGATTAATATCGCAGACTTCCGCCTTGGTAGAGATGATCACAATATGGCACTTGCTGTTATCTTGGTTGATGAACATATAAAAGCAGAAACGTTAGAGAGGCTAAACGCACTTGAAGCTTGCGTTTGGGCTCAATACGCAGTTATATAAAATTTTGAAAGGATAAAAAATGGCTTCATATTCAATGGGCGATCTAAAAAAGGGACTAAAGATCGAGATCGACGGCGTTCCTTATAAAATCGTAGAATATCAACACGTTAAACCGGGTAAAGGTGCAGCTTTTGTTCGTGCAAAAATCAAATCTTTTATCGACGGAAAAGTGCTTGAAAAGACTTTTCACGCAGGCGATAAATGCGAACAACCACATCTTGAAGAAAAAGAGATGCAGTACCTTTATGACGATGGTGAATATTGTCAGTTTATGGATACGGTTACTTATGAACAAGTTGCTATTAGCGATGAGGATGTGGGTGATGTTAAAAAATGGATGATCGATGGCATGATGGTTGAAATTTTATTTCACAATGGCAATGCAATCGGCGTTGAAGTGCCACAAGTAGTTGAGCTAAAGATAGTTGAGACTCCACCAAATTTCAAGGGTGATACGCAAGGTGGTAAAAAGCCAGCTACTCTTGAGAGTGGTGCGGTAGTTCAGATACCATTTCACGTACTTGAGGGCGAGGTTATCCGTGTAGATACTGTTCGTGGCGAGTATATCGAGCGTGCGAATAAATAAAGCAGCTTAATCTTTCTTACTAAATTTACGTTTAGTAGGCCTAATGCTTAGCTAAAGTCACTATTTAAAAAGTATTGGCTTTAGCAAAAACTTCATTTCATACATTGTAAAATTTCAAGTAGCACTAGTATATAGAATGCATAAAATTTTTATGCTCGATAAAAATCAAATATGGCCAAACATCAGCTAGTAAAATCTTTAAGAATCAAAAAATATATAAAAAAATGAAAATTCTTAGCAAGATAGACTAATGTTTTAATTATAAAATTTTTATATCAAGATAGTAGAATTGCAAGTTAAAAATGGGAAAAAACGAGACGGTTTCCCGTCTCGGTAGCTAGCATTAAGCCGACTTTTCTTTGAGATATTTGTTTATAAGAGTTGTGATCTCTTCACCGTGAGGAAATCTCGCTTCATCATTTCCGATGCGATCTTTCTTAGAAAATATAACATCTCCATCAACCTCGACGATGAAATTTCCACCATCACCTATAACCTTTTCGACTCTTGCATCACTAAAGTTCGCTTTTATTTCATCTTCTACACGAGAAGCTACCGGACGATAGTTTCAAGAGTTGCAGTAAATAATTTTTACTTGCATGCTCTGTCCTTTCTTGTGAAATAAGCCAATATTATATAAAATTTTACTTAACAAATAAAACATATTATTGTAAAGGATAAATTTATGAAAAAAGTTGCTGTGATTTTAGCTGATGGATTTGAGGAGATAGAAGCACTAACTTCTGTTGATGTTTTACGTAGAGCTGGAGCGATAGCTTCTATTGTTGGGCTAAATGACGTAAACATCAAAGGATGTCACAATATAAGTGTAAAGGCTGATGTGACACTTCGCGAGATGAAGGAGCTAGACTACGATGCGATCGTCCTTCCTGGGGGACTTCCAGGAGCTAGCAATCTAGCAAACGATACAAGGCTCAAAGCAATCTTGCAAAATTTTGATAAAAGCAATAAGCTTATTTGTGCCATTTGTGCTGCTCCTATGGTGCTTGAGAGTGCTGGTGTGCTAAAAGATCATTTTGTTTGTTATCCAGGATTTGAAGAAAATGTAAGAAGTGATAAAAGGGGCTATGATAACGGCAAGAGTGTATTGAAAGATCAAAATATTATTACAGCAAAAGGTCCTACATTTTCAATAGAATTTGCACTTTTTATAGTTAAAAATTTACTTGGCGATGAAGCCTATCTTCAAGTAAAGAATGATTTACTTTATAAATAGCTTATAAAGATAAAATAATTTTTTATTTAATTATTTTTTTTAAACTTAAGGTTAGATTTTGTTTAGTGATAGTTATAGAAGCTCTATATATACGAGTTTGTGGCTTTTAAGAATATTTTTTAAAAAAATATAATAAATTTTTGATTTTTTACATCTTTTTGACGAAAATTAGCTATTATCACACTAACCGAATAAATCGGTAATTTTTTTAAGGAACACTCCTGTGAATATTTATGTAGGAAATTTGTCGTATAGAACGACAGAGGCAGAATTAAAGGAAGCCTTTGCACAATTTGGTGAAGTAAGGCGAGCAAAAATAGTAAAAGATAGAGAAACTGATCGCTCAAAAGGCTTTGGCTTTGTTGAAATGGACGATGCAAATGAGGGACAAAAAGCTATAGACGCACTAAATGAAAAAGAACTAGGCGGACGTACTTTAAGGGTAAATGAGGCTAGACCAAGGGATTAATGACTATTTGCCACCAAATGGTGGCATAGCATCCCGCATAGCTCCTACTCCTAGTGGTTTTTTGCATGCTGGCAATGCTTATAACTTCATCCTAACTTATCTTTTGACACGTTCGGTAAATGGCATTTTGCACTTACGTATTGATGACTATGACCTTAGTAGATACCGGTGTGAGTTCGTTCAAAATATCTTTGATGTTTTAGAATTTTTGGGGCTTGAATACGATAAAGGTCCAATTAACGTAAGTGACTTTGAGCGTAATTTTAGCTTCAAAATAAGAGCTAAAAGATACGAAGATGTACTTGAAAAACTAGATGAAATTTATATCTGCGAATGTTCTAGAGCTACAAAGAATGCCTATAAAAACGGCATTTACACTAAAATTTGTAAAAATAAAAATCTAAAATTTATAAAAGACAATACTGCCATTAGACTAAGCGTAGATGAGGGCGACCCTCTTGGTAAGCTTGTGGCAGAGCAAATGGGCGATTTTGTGATTTACAAAAAAGATTTTACTCCTGCTTACAACTTTGCAAGCGTGATAGATGACGAGGATATGGGTATAAATTTGGTTGTTAGAGGCGAGGATCTAAAGGCTTGCACGCTAGCTCAAAGATACCTTGCAAAAAGGCTAAATTTTAACTTTTATAATGCTAATTTTATTCATCATAAGCTACTTTTAAAAGATGGCAAAAAGCTCTCAAAAAGCTCAAAATCGCCACCAATTAATCTAAAAGATAGCCCGCAAATTTATTACAAAATTTTAGCAAATGATCTTGGTTTGGATATAAAATCAACGGACAAAATCCAAAACCTACTTTATGAGTTTAAGCTAAAAAATATAGCCAAAAATTTTTTGCAAAGTAAGAGCTAAATTTATACTATATATGCAGTCTGTCCCCGCCCTGATCTTTTGCTTTGATTAGCCATGTGTTGCTTTGATTATCTAAGCTTTGTTTCGAAAAATGCACTAAAAAGCGAGTTTATGCCCTGCTTTGTAAATTTCTCCATTATCTTTTCGATCTGCGGTTTTTCTTGCCAGACTGGCTCATCTACGAGGCTCATTTTTGCTAGCTTATTTTGAGCGTCTATGTAGCTACCAAGGCTGTCAATTAGCCCCATTTTTAGGGCATTGTGAGCCAAAAAGACCCTTGCGTTTGCCCACTCGTCTTTTTTGTTGATGTCTAAATTTCTAGCCTCTGCCACGTCACTTACAAAGAGCATGTAAGCGTCATTTACGAGCCCTTGCAAGCTCTCACGCTCCTGCTTGCTCCAGCTCCTCATAAAGGTGCCAGCCTCTTTAAACTCGCCAGCCTTCACCACCTGCTCGCTCACGCCTAAGTTTTTGGCTAAATTTTCGATGTTTGCCCCTTGCATGATGACGCCGATCGAGCCTATGAAAGCACCTGGATTTGCTACGATAGTGTCGGCATTTACGCCAGCGTAGTAGCTGCCACTCGCCATGTTGCCAGCTGCGTATGCGAGCACTTTTTTGCTCTCTTTTAGCCTCTTGACCGCCATGGCTAGCTCCACGCTAGGACTTAGTGCACCGCCTGGACTGTCGATGTAAAGCAGCACACCTTTGATGTTGCTATCAAGCCTTGCTTTTTCGAGTGCATCTAAAATTTCACTAGTATCCATTATCGTGTCCGTGATGTCGATGCGGGCTAAATTTGGCTCTTTCATCTTGCTATCTGGCGCGAAAATAAAAAATAAGATGAGCAAAAATATGAGCGCCTTAAAGTAGTTATTTATAAATTTAAAAATTCCCAAAATTCCTCTAAAAATAAGCCTTAAAATTTGCAAATTTTGCCTCCGATATATAGTTTTTTAGCCTCGTTTGTATGAAGTATTAGCTGAAGTATTAGCTCGCTATCATCGCACTTTAGGTCGTTATAGACCGCAAGATCAGCCGCACGTCCTGCTTTTATCTCACCGTTATTTGTCCTAAGTGCTTTTGCGCCCCCGTGCGTTGCAGCGACAAAAAGCCTGGTGGCAAGTTCATTTAGATTAAGGCTAGCGTGGGTAAATAGGGCAGCTCTTAGTTCATGCCAGAAATTTAGGCTGATATTTGAGCTAAGGCCGTCTGTGCCGATATTTAAGCTGACATCATTTTTAAAAATTTCTTTTAAATTTAGCGCCTTTTTGCCAAGTAGCCTATTTGAAACGGCACAGTGTGTCACGCTGTGATGAGGCCTAAATTTAGCAAAATCGCTCACATAAACGCAGTGCGTGAAAAGTGTATTTATCTCACGAAACATCGCAAAATAGCCATTTGTGTCATACATCGGCTTTGGATCAGGGTTAAATCTTAAAAGATGCTTTTTAAAGCCACCACTGCCGTGCTCTAGCCACTGCTTTTCAGCCTTGCTTTCTAAAAAGTGCGTGCTAACAAGAAGATCGTCTTTTTTAGCTATCTCAAGGGCGGCTTTAGCAAGCTTTAGGTGCACAGAGTAGGGCGAGTGCAGCGAGATAGCTGGGGTGAAATTTTGGCTTTTATAGCTCTTTGTTTTTTCAAATTTAGCTAAGAAATTTTGCAAATTTTGCTCACTCATCCGCTCGCTCGAGCCTAAAATTTCACTAAAAAGCACTACTTTTAGCGGACTAGCGGCTAAAATTTCAAGCTCAGAGCCAAAGCTAGAGATCTCGCCAATGGCGCAAACTCCGCTTTTTAGCATCGAATTTATAGCTTTATTCATAGCCTTTTTAACGTCCATTTTGGCTAGCTCGCCGCCTTTATCGACGATAGAGCCAAGCCACTTTATAAAGTCGCCATATTTTAGCGTGCTAACATTTGAGCTAAACTCCAAATGAACGTGCGTATTTACGAACGCTGGGGCGATCACACTCTCACCAAAGTCGTAAATTTTTGCATCTTTAAATTTTTTTTGCGCCTCTTTTTCGCTTGTAATTTCTAAAATTTTATCATTTTCAATAACAACACAAGAATTTCTTAAAATTTTTGGATTTTCTCCGCCAGTGATTATTTTTTTTGCTTTTAAAATTTCCACATTTGAGCCTTAAATTTTTGTTATTGTAGCGAAAATTTAGGAACGAAAATGTATAATTTGGGCTATTTAATCAAAAAGGAGTGACATGGATAAGAAGCTAAAAATAATGGTCATCCAAGGCCCAAATATTAACATGCTTGGCGCTAGAGAGCCAGGAATTTATGGCGTTATGAAGATGGAAGATATCCACTCTCAAATGAAGATCGTTGCCGATCAAAATGACGTTGAGATCGAGTTTTTTCAAAGCAACCTTGAGGGCGAGCTAGTCGATAAGATCCAAGAGTGCTTGGGCGATGCTGACGGCATCATCATAAACCCAGCCGCTTACACTCACACATCTATAGCTATCCGTGACGCGCTAAGTGCGGTTGCGCTGCCAGTTATCGAGGTGCATATCAGCAACGTTTATAGAAGAGAAGAGTTCCGCCACAAAAGCCTTATCGCGCCAGTTGCAGCAGGTCAGATCGTGGGCTTTGGACCAGTCGGCTATCATTTAGCGATGATAGGCATGCTTCAAATTTTTGAACAAATCAAAGCAGTAAGAGCAAATCAAAAAGCACAATGAATTTCATCTTAAAGGACGAAAACGCCGTATTTTACGAGTGCGGATATAGCTGTGACAATGAGTTTTTGCTATGCGTT
It includes:
- a CDS encoding 4-hydroxy-3-methylbut-2-enyl diphosphate reductase, with the translated sequence MKIELASSYGFCFGVKRAIKIAENAGDAATIGPLIHNNEEINRLEKNYNVKTLEGIDELKDEKKAIIRTHGITKNDLAELKKTDIKVIDATCPFVTKPQQICEKMSEEGYDVVIYGDVHHPEVKGVKSYAKGSVYVVLEESELEGIKFKQKVALVSQTTRKVEKFMQIANYLMLHVKEVRVFNTICNATFENQEAAKNLAKRADVMIIIGGKNSSNTKQLYLISKNFCEDSYLIESEEELEKSWFDGKNLCGISAGASTPDWIIQKVVDRIKKV
- a CDS encoding SelT/SelW/SelH family (seleno)protein encodes the protein MQVKIIYCNSUNYRPVASRVEDEIKANFSDARVEKVIGDGGNFIVEVDGDVIFSKKDRIGNDEARFPHGEEITTLINKYLKEKSA
- the aroA gene encoding 3-phosphoshikimate 1-carboxyvinyltransferase, translated to MRIYPLEKNLNLTIDDIAADKSISHRCAIFSLLSDKPSRIRNYLRAGDTLNTLKIVQLLGAKVEDNGSEITITPPQKIKEPNEILECGNSGTAMRLFMGLLAAQDGFFVLSGDRYLNSRPMARIAKPLSDMGAKIDGANNANNAPLCIRGTKFERFSFESKIASAQVKSALLLAALYSNGCKFSEPELSRDHTERMLAGMGADIKRDDLEITLEPMKAPLAPLDIDVPNDPSSAFFFAVAALIIPGSHIILKNILLNKTRIEAYKILEKMGAEIKFYKISSKYEDIGDIEVKYSPNLKGVEVSENISWLIDEAPALAIAFACAKGQSKLINAKELRVKESDRIAVTINALKSCGVEASELEDGFIINGSEAKFATIDSHGDHRIAMSFAVLGLKCGMQIEKSEFIATSFPNFAEILKKMGARVED
- a CDS encoding DJ-1 family glyoxalase III; this translates as MKKVAVILADGFEEIEALTSVDVLRRAGAIASIVGLNDVNIKGCHNISVKADVTLREMKELDYDAIVLPGGLPGASNLANDTRLKAILQNFDKSNKLICAICAAPMVLESAGVLKDHFVCYPGFEENVRSDKRGYDNGKSVLKDQNIITAKGPTFSIEFALFIVKNLLGDEAYLQVKNDLLYK
- a CDS encoding 30S ribosomal protein S1, with amino-acid sequence MAVNKSVQLGKAKDEDIEDIDFAAMLEESFKKTEEDSDAKIVSINGDEVLIDVGKKSEGILNVSEITDANGNLTHKVGDTIKVVITGSRNGRPIVSHKKALRKEKVKAFIEAYDPENSGEIDVKVVGKNKGGFITQDVNGVEFFLPKTHSGFKNTEGVIGKTYKVRVIKIDKEENSIVVSRKKILDDDRKKRKEALSSIVENDSVIEGTVKKITTYGMFVDVGGVDGLVHYSEISYKGPVNPSSLYKEGDKVLVKVISYDNEKRHLSLSIKAATPDPWEEIINDGLEVGDTIKVTVSNIEPYGAFVDLGNDIEGFLHISEISWDKNIKNPKDHINEGQEIDVEVIEIDAKGHRLRVSLKNLLPKPFDEFKAKFKEGDVVKGVVTTITNFGAFVRVGCVEGLLHNEDASWDRNDKCKDMFKAGDELEVKIIKIDSAEQKVSLSLKDLKQSPVQVFADKFNVGDIVKGTIRDIKDFGVFVELGDNVDALIRKEDLGSVDVSTLKIGDEIEAAIAFIDEKKNRIRLSIRRLAKQKEREVLNEINDNDDKVTLGDIIKEQLL
- a CDS encoding glutamate--tRNA ligase family protein, with amino-acid sequence MRLDQGINDYLPPNGGIASRIAPTPSGFLHAGNAYNFILTYLLTRSVNGILHLRIDDYDLSRYRCEFVQNIFDVLEFLGLEYDKGPINVSDFERNFSFKIRAKRYEDVLEKLDEIYICECSRATKNAYKNGIYTKICKNKNLKFIKDNTAIRLSVDEGDPLGKLVAEQMGDFVIYKKDFTPAYNFASVIDDEDMGINLVVRGEDLKACTLAQRYLAKRLNFNFYNANFIHHKLLLKDGKKLSKSSKSPPINLKDSPQIYYKILANDLGLDIKSTDKIQNLLYEFKLKNIAKNFLQSKS
- the sppA gene encoding signal peptide peptidase SppA, which codes for MQILRLIFRGILGIFKFINNYFKALIFLLILFFIFAPDSKMKEPNLARIDITDTIMDTSEILDALEKARLDSNIKGVLLYIDSPGGALSPSVELAMAVKRLKESKKVLAYAAGNMASGSYYAGVNADTIVANPGAFIGSIGVIMQGANIENLAKNLGVSEQVVKAGEFKEAGTFMRSWSKQERESLQGLVNDAYMLFVSDVAEARNLDINKKDEWANARVFLAHNALKMGLIDSLGSYIDAQNKLAKMSLVDEPVWQEKPQIEKIMEKFTKQGINSLFSAFFETKLR
- the efp gene encoding elongation factor P, translated to MASYSMGDLKKGLKIEIDGVPYKIVEYQHVKPGKGAAFVRAKIKSFIDGKVLEKTFHAGDKCEQPHLEEKEMQYLYDDGEYCQFMDTVTYEQVAISDEDVGDVKKWMIDGMMVEILFHNGNAIGVEVPQVVELKIVETPPNFKGDTQGGKKPATLESGAVVQIPFHVLEGEVIRVDTVRGEYIERANK
- the serA gene encoding phosphoglycerate dehydrogenase gives rise to the protein MMKTIIVCDAIHPVGFELLKKEQDINVIDAVNTPKDELLKILGEADVAITRSSTEVNEAFLNAGKKLKAIVRAGVGVDNVDIEGCSRRGIIAMNVPTANTIAAVELTMAHMLASARSLEYAHNDLKLDRIWKREKWYGVELFKKKLGVIGFGNIGSRVAVRAKAFGMEIIAYDPYIDPSKVIDMGGTYTKNFDDILACDFITIHTPKTKETTNMIGAKEIAKMKDGVRLINCARGGLYNEEALYEGLKSGKIAFAGIDVFTKEPATDHPLLDLNNVSVTPHLGANTLESQRNIAVEAVEQAILAARGISYPNALNLPIKTEDLPPFVEPYIDLTSKMAFLAAQINKSVIKAIRIETHGQISEYANSMLTFAIVGALKESLGDAINYVNAKFLCDEKGIVTETSLGGDSIFKNKITVRLTTENGIVTVGGTVFGENQQRIVTINGFKTDFKPKGKMIIFKNHDVPGVIAQISKILADEKINIADFRLGRDDHNMALAVILVDEHIKAETLERLNALEACVWAQYAVI
- a CDS encoding RNA recognition motif domain-containing protein, which codes for MNIYVGNLSYRTTEAELKEAFAQFGEVRRAKIVKDRETDRSKGFGFVEMDDANEGQKAIDALNEKELGGRTLRVNEARPRD